The Vanessa atalanta chromosome 24, ilVanAtal1.2, whole genome shotgun sequence genome has a segment encoding these proteins:
- the LOC125073461 gene encoding exportin-2, with protein MEVSDENLATLASYLEKTLNPDPNIRRPAEKFLEGVESNQNYGILLLNLINNENAELVIRVTASITFKNYIKRNWPVDEDGVDRMHSSDRATIKSLIVQMMLKTPEGIQRQLSDAVSIIGKHDFPEKWPGLINEMVEKFASGDFHLINGVLRTAHSLFKRYRYEFKSQKLWEEIKHVLDNIAKPLTDLFVALIDLAKKNNNVPHALKVIYNSLVLTCKVFYSLNYQDLPEFFEDNMPVWMPNLLNLLQDKVPCLETSDDTDVPGVMEELRTEICNCAALYALKYEEEFSPYAPAFVTAVWNVLLNTDSKLRFDALVSNALTFLAKVAEKNSYKNLFEDPATLSSICEKVVIPNMQLRESDLELFEDNPEEYVSRDIEGSDVDTRRRAACDLVRTLALHYEDKMMSIFGQYVEVMLLKYSESGGSAWIGKDTALFLVTSLASRGGTQAAGVTKASPLVDLTSFAANHVLPELQRPNVEELPVLKADAIKYIMTFRSLLPKELIATAFPLLIQHIKGSGVVCTYGACAAEKLIAGGMVGRAALQPHAAALLGALLAALGAHGDPAAHNEYVMKAVLRTLACLREDALPYLGEALPKLASMLAVVSKNPCKPHFNHYLFESLSLAIQLVVKSNPKAITAFEDALFPIFQGILQNDVQEFMPYVFQMLSLLLELRGSGGDGSAPELYAALLPCLLAPPLWERPANVRPLVRLLCAFVLARDDLVLSSGKLNAMLGVFQKLIASKTNDHEGFYLIQTMLFKFGQSVMQQYTKQIITLLFQRLSSSKTTKYVKGLIAFLGFYAAQFGADELIELVDSVQANMFALYVQRVLVPDVRRVCGALERKAAAVGCVRLLCHSARFRADLAPLWPAVLQALISLFELPPDESTLPDDHFIEVDDMPGYQPQYAHLTCAKSAADDPLAGIDDPKRYLAESLAELSRAQPGLLPPLLGALDEPHRAALQACLAAYSVHVC; from the exons atggaAGTATCAGATGAAAATTTAGCTACTCTAGCAAGTTACTTGGAAAAAACTCTTAATCCAGATCCCAATATCCGAAGACCCG cTGAAAAATTTCTAGAAGGTGttgaatcaaatcaaaattatggAATATTGCTCCTTAATctcattaataatgaaaatgcaGAGCTGGTAATTAGAGTCACCGCTTCTATAACCTTCAAGAACTATATAAAACGGAATTGGCCAGTg GATGAAGATGGTGTTGATCGTATGCATTCATCAGACAGAGCCACCATCAAATCACTTATAGTCCAAATGATGCTCAAGACCCCAGAAGGTATTCAAAGGCAGTTAAGTGATGCGGTCTCTATAATTGGCAAGCATGATTTTCCGGAGAAGTGGCCGGGACTGATCAATGAGATGGTTGAGAAATTTGCCTCTG gtGATTTTCATCTTATAAATGGTGTGTTAAGGACAGCACATTCGTTATTCAAGAGATATagatatgaatttaaatcaCAAAAACTTTGGGAAGAAATCAAACATGTTCTGGATAACATAGCAAAACCTCTGACTGATTTATTTGTA GCGTTAATAGATTTGgccaagaaaaataataatgtgccACATGCGTTGAAGGTCATCTATAATTCCCTTGTGTTGACGTGCAAGGTGTTTTACTCCCTCAACTACCAGGACTTGCCAGAGTTCTTCGAAGATAACATGCCAGTATGGATGCCAAATCTCCTCAACCTGCTACAAGATAAAGTTCCTTGCTTGGAGACAAGT GATGACACCGACGTGCCTGGCGTCATGGAAGAACTTCGTACGGAAATTTGCAACTGCGCAGCTCTGTACGCACTTAAGTATGAGGAAGAGTTCTCTCCGTACGCTCCGGCTTTCGTGACTGCAGTGTGGAACGTCCTTCTGAACACTGATTCGAAGTTACGTTTTGATGCG TTAGTTTCGAACGCACTTACATTCCTCGCTAAAGTAGCAGAGAAAAATAGTTACAAGAATCTCTTTGAAGATCCCGCTACGCTTAGCAGTATTTGCGAGAAGGTTGTCATACCCAATATGCAGCTACGAG AGTCCGATTTGGAATTATTTGAGGATAATCCAGAGGAGTACGTAAGCCGTGATATCGAAGGTTCCGACGTGGACACCAGACGGAGAGCGGCCTGCGATCTAGTGCGGACCCTGGCTTTGCATTACGAAGATAAGATGATGAGCATCTTTGGCCAATACGTTGAG GTTATGCTACTTAAATACTCGGAGAGTGGTGGTAGCGCTTGGATTGGTAAAGACACAGCACTATTCCTGGTCACATCACTGGCAAGTCGTGGTGGGACACAGGCAGCGGGAGTGACTAAGGCCTCCCCTCTTGTAGACCTGACTTCATTTGCTGCTAATCACGTCTTGCCGGAGCTGCAACGTCCTAATG TGGAAGAGTTGCCAGTGTTGAAAGCAGATGCCATTAAGTACATAATGACGTTTCGGTCTCTGCTGCCCAAGGAACTCATAGCAACAGCCTTTCCGTTGttg ATCCAGCACATCAAGGGCAGCGGCGTGGTGTGCACGTACGGCGCTTGCGCGGCGGAGAAGTTGATCGCGGGCGGCATGGTGGGCCGCGCCGCGCTGCAGCCGCACGCCGCCGCGCTGCTGGGCGCGCTGCTGGCCGCGCTGGGCGCGCACGGCGACCCCGCCGCGCACAACGAGTACGTCATGAAGG CGGTTCTCCGTACATTAGCATGCTTGCGGGAGGATGCGTTGCCGTACTTGGGCGAAGCGTTGCCGAAGCTGGCCAGCATGCTGGCTGTTGTCTCCAAGAATCCCTGCAAGCCTCATTTCAACCATTACCTTTTTGAGAGCCTTTCACTTGCTATACA gTTGGTAGTGAAATCAAACCCGAAAGCCATAACGGCTTTTGAAGACGCTCTGTTTCCCATTTTCCAAGGCATCCTCCAAAATGATGTGCAGG AGTTCATGCCGTACGTATTCCAAATGCTGTCGCTGCTGCTGGAGCTGCGCGGGTCCGGCGGCGACGGCTCGGCGCCCGAGCTGTACGCGGCGCTGCTGCCGTGCCTGCTGGCGCCGCCGCTGTGGGAGCGCCCCGCCAACGTGCGCCCGCTCGTGCGCCTGCTCTGCGCCTTCGTGCTCGCGCGGGACGACCTCGTGCTCAGCTCGGGCAAGCTG AACGCGATGCTGGGAGTGTTTCAGAAGTTAATCGCTTCAAAGACGAACGACCACGAGGGCTTCTATCTCATACAGACAATGTTGTTTAAATTTGGACA ATCAGTGATGCAGCAATACACGAAACAGATAATAACGCTCCTCTTCCAACGGCTCTCGTCATCGAAAACAACGAAATACGTCAAGGGACTGATCGCGTTTCTTGGATTCTACGCGGCGCAGTTCGGAGCCGACGAACTCATCGAGCTGGTGGACTCCGTGCAGGCTAA CATGTTCGCGCTGTACGTGCAGCGCGTGCTGGTGCCCGACGTGCGGCGCGTGTGCGGCGCGCTGGAGCGCAAGGCGGCGGCGGTGGGCTGCGTGCGCCTGCTGTGCCACAGCGCGCGCTTCCGCGCCGACCTGGCGCCGCTGTGGCCCGCCGTGCTGCAG GCGCTTATATCGCTGTTCGAGCTACCACCAGATGAGAGCACGTTGCCCGACGACCATTTCATAGAGGTGGACGACATGCCCGGCTACCAGCCGCAGTACGCACACCTCACCTGCGCCAAGTCCGCCGCAGACGACCCGCTCGCcg GCATCGACGACCCCAAGCGCTACCTGGCGGAGAGCCTGGCGGAGCTGTCCCGCGCGCAGCCCGGCCTGCTGCCGCCGCTGCTGGGCGCGCTCGACGAGCCGCACCGCGCCGCGCTGCAGGCCTGCCTCGCCGCCTACAGCGTGCACGTCTGCTGA
- the LOC125073621 gene encoding ornithine decarboxylase 1-like → MKVIEEEQPVCVMEGPWSPLSVIREIVDEGAQEDPFYVMDLGEVVARYHQWKELMPRVEPFYAVKCNDDKLLLSTLAALGTGFDCASKAEIQLVTSLGVRPERIIFANPAKPASHMRWAAAAGVNAITFDSETELVKTKHYMPQAQLIIRIRCDAASAQCPLGIKFGCDPVTEAPRLLKLAAVLGLSVVGVSFHVGSGAAETGVYARAVRLARDLFDAGGAAGHRMRVLDVGGGFPGNSGTCIREVSTVINNALETHFPSRDVRVIAEPGRYFAAAAYTLATMIHATRELPAKEEEDGANHVMYFINDGVYGSFNCVLYDHQQVVAEPLEASSERAGPCSLWGPTCDGLDCVLPACSLPPQRTGSWLVFRDMGAYTLPVASAFNGFPTPKVRAVVDKRLWSTLKELWPLTEAHFSFGRVTAPQTPPPSPEPRTPPPSSLNPLDHAVFVECALK, encoded by the exons ATGAAGGTCATTGAAGAGGAGCAGCCCGTGTGCGTGATGGAGGGCCCTTGGAGCCCCCTGAGCGTGATACGGGAGATAGTGGACGAGGGGGCCCAGGAGGACCCCTTCTATGTGATGGATCTGGGTGAGGTTGTGGCGCGTTACCACCAGTGGAAGGAGCTGATGCCACGCGTTGAACCGTTTTATG CGGTGAAATGCAACGACGACAAGCTGCTGCTGAGCACGCTGGCTGCGCTCGGAACCGGCTTCGACTGCGCCTCCAAAGCGGAGATACAACTCGTCACCTCGCTGGGAGTTCGCCCCGA ACGTATCATCTTCGCGAACCCCGCTAAGCCCGCGTCACACATGCGCTGGGCGGCCGCCGCCGGAGTCAACGCCATCACCTTCGACTCGGAGACGGAACTGGTCAAGACCAAGCACTACATGCCACAAGCGCA GCTGATAATACGCATCCGTTGCGACGCGGCGTCCGCCCAGTGCCCGCTGGGCATCAAGTTCGGGTGCGACCCCGTCACCGAAGCCCCGCGTCTGCTGAAGCTGGCTGCAGTGCTCGGCCTCAGC GTGGTGGGCGTGTCGTTCCACGTGGGCTCGGGCGCGGCGGAGACGGGCGTGTACGCGCGCGCCGTGCGCCTCGCGCGCGACCTGTTCgacgcgggcggcgcggcgggacACCGCATGCGCGTGCTGGACGTGGGCGGGGGCTTCCCCGGGAACAGCGGCACCTGCATACGGGAG GTATCCACGGTGATCAACAACGCCCTGGAGACCCACTTCCCGTCCCGCGACGTGCGCGTGATCGCGGAGCCCGGCCGGTATTTCGCGGCGGCGGCCTACACGCTGGCCACCATGATACACGCCACCAGAGAG CTCCCGGCCAAGGAGGAAGAGGACGGCGCGAACCACGTGATGTACTTCATCAACGATGGTGTCTACGGCTCCTTCAACTGCGTGCTGTATGACCATCAGCAGGTCGTCGCCGAACCGCTGGAG GCCAGCTCCGAGCGCGCCGGGCCGTGCTCGCTGTGGGGCCCCACGTGCGACGGGCTGGACTGCGTGCTGCCCGCGTGCTCGCTGCCGCCGCAGCGCACGGGCTCGTGGCTCGTGTTCCGCGACATGGGCGCCTACACGCTGCCCGTCGCCTCCGCCTTCAACGGCTTCCCCACGCCCAAGGTGCGGGCCGTCGTGGACAAGCGACTGTG GTCGACCCTCAAGGAGCTCTGGCCGCTAACGGAGGCTCACTTCTCGTTCGGGCGCGTCACGGCTCCGCAGACACCACCGCCGTCCCCCGAGCCCCGCACTCCGCCCCCCAGCTCCCTGAACCCTCTCGACCACGCGGTGTTTGTCGAGTGCGCGCTCAAGTGA